Genomic DNA from Cucumis melo cultivar AY chromosome 10, USDA_Cmelo_AY_1.0, whole genome shotgun sequence:
TATGGGGACTGAGCCGACACGTCGTCACATTCCCGCGATCGTCTTGGACTTTTTTCCTCCTGGCCGACGAGTCGAATTGAAAAAATAGTTTGGCCCGTTTTTTGTTGCTAGTGGGCCGACCGGAAATTTTGTCAGGCCCATTTCTATTTCGGattctttatttaaaaaaatagttttttttatatcaaaatatttacaaagtatacaacaatttcgaaaacaaaaaaaactaaCAGATCCATAATATAAAATACCCAAACTACCCCAGTCAATACAGGATACATAATCGTATAGACTTTGATACACGATCTCGAGTATACCATATCCTGATAAGTACCGAGATGAAAGAATTTTTCCTTAAGTAATTGCTTCTTCTCTCGGATCTTAGTGGTATCGAGACGATGAAATAAATTTATCTTCGTTTTATTCAATCCTGGCATACATTATCCTGAGAGACTTCGATATTTGGTTATTCGATCTCGAGTCTTAATTGCACCAAGATGGTTCGGGATAAAAGACTTCTacctttattttattcaatatcgGGCCATACAATGCCTTAAGATGTTCAGGATGAAAGACTTCTGTCTTTAGTATTCAACACCGGGCCTTAATTGCGATATTGAATCGGGATTAATAAATTACAAAAGCAAATATGGAATGATCATACACTATgtgtttttcttattttgttagataaaccgtaaatatttcgaggttttattaataaattattaaaaataaaagaaaaagaaacgaaatagtaatcaaaacccacacacacacacacacacacacacacacacacacacacacacacacacccacgcacgcacgcacgcacgcacgcacgcacgcacgcacgcacgcacgcacgcacgcacgcacgcacacACACAATAGTTTGGGAGAtgttcacacacacacacacacacacacacacacacacacacacacacacacacacacccacgcacgcacgcacgcacgcacgcacgcacgcacgcacgcacgcacgcacgcacgcacgcacacACACAATAGTTTGGGAGAtgttcacacacacacacacacacacacacacacacacacacacacacacacacacacacacacacacacacacacacacacacacacacacacacacacacacacacacacacacacacacacacacacacacacacacacacacacacacacacacacacacacacacacacacacacacacacgatAGTTTGGGAGATGTTCCACTTTTTTAAAACGATGGAGATTGACAcctaatgaaattaaaaagaagtaaAGATACAAACCCCACTTTTCCCTCTTTTATGGTTGGATTGTGTTATGCACGCTTTGATTCCATTAACGTACAACAAATGTAGGTTTGAGTAAGAGATGAAATTGTGTTACCTGTGGGGTTATATTAAACCTGAGTACCTCAATTTTGTAAAGTTACATTAAACCTAACCGGTGAACATTGTTAAAAAGGGAAGTACGCAATTAAATGATAATTCACAATAATTAACCCATATGCATATATGCCATAATCGTCATCCTATACCGACATGACGTAAGCCATAGTGACAGTGGACTCCCAACGACCTCCCCCGCGCCCATCAATTTTGCACTTCCCTCCATCTCATTTTCTTCTCGATATCCTCAATTTCCCAATCGGATgtggttttcttttcttcctcaatCACGTTTCCCAACCCATCTATCTATCAATTCCTCTCTGTTTCATGAAACTGTTGCAATTGTAGTATACTGTGTAAGTTTTCTCCTGTTTTCCTTTTGCAATCATTACCTCAACTCTCAGatctttgtttttatttgaagaaatatTTGTCGCTATATGGAATCGGTTGAGCTGagtctatgtttttttttttttctttttttcactaTGTAACATGCAATTTCTTCATATTTGTTTCATTCTATGTGTTCTGGCTGTGCCTACTGGTTTGCTTAAGGCGATCATGGACGATTGGATTTGGAATTTTAGCCTCTGGCTATATTTTATTGAGATGTAGCTCTAAGCTGAATCTGTCATTTGATGCTGAGTCTTTTATATTATGCACCGAATGCACATTTTTCTATGCCTTTTTTATGAATCAATTTTCAGTTTACGAACTAGTGAATCAAATTCGAGCTATCGTACTGACTTCACTTCCCTTGATTTCTGCCCCCCCGCAGACGTTTTCATTGTGTTAGATTATTACTTATCACCTAATAATGGGACGGACTGGAAGTTCATCAGAATCGCGTAAACCATTCAAGAAGCCTGAAGAAAATGTTCCTAATGTCGATGACAGTGCTCATCAACCCACATCAGTAGTAAGAACACAGAGGTCACTATATGTATGGCTGTCCTTGCTTCTGTTTACCATATATGGCTTCCGGGCCGTTTATCAACAACAGTTTGAGAAATTACCTATCCCCCTTAGTGCTGAGAAGGCTGGCAAAAGAGGTTTCTCCGAGGCTGAGGCTTTGAAGCACGTTAAGGCGTTAACTTCATTGGGTCCTCATCCTGTTGGTTCTGATGCACTCGATTTCGCACTGGAGGTTAATCTCTTTTCTGGGttgatatttattttgtattacCTTCAGTTTGGCATGCTATTCAACATACTCTTTTGTAGAATACAAACCTATCTGTAACTCAATTATAATTGGTAATTGGTACCCCATGGTCTGAAAGGAAAAGAATAGATAACAACATCCACTTTGTTAGTACGTCATAGGCACAAATGTGTTTTTGCTAGTATCCTCAATTTTTATGGGGTGTATTAATTAGTAAATTAACCGATATGAGCATAGCTCAACTGACATGAACGTGCAGTATCAACTTGGAGGTTTGAGGTTCGATTCCCGCCCTCACATATTGGTAGGGAAAAAAAGGTCTATTAATTAGCAAGTTAACCTATTATACAATAAAattgaagagaagaaaagagataTAAGATGTACAGTACAAATTGAAGTTCCAAGAACTAAACAAGCATGGAGTCTTAAAGCCAATATCTAGTCCGACTTGCATTTTTATTCACATGCAACTAATCTGAATTTTATGATTGGGAAGTATTGtttgattttaatattttactaatAAAATGTTTTTCTTGTCAAGTTCAGACCAACGCAACTTATCATTTTCTTCCTATGTTCACTCTGCAGCATCATAGAGAAAAAATGTCACATCATGTTTAACTTACGGTCCCTAGTTTACAATGCGTAGGGAGCATTATTTCTTGGCAGTGGTTCAAACTTTAGATGTGAATTATGTGTAACACATTGTTAAAaatttctttcattctctcttaaTGAAAATAGTTGTTtctacaaacaaaaaaaaaagcattgTTAATTTTGCACATTGACCACTTCTTCTTAGTATCAAAGCCTGTTTTTTGCTCCCTTTTTCAAAGGATTTCAAGTTTTAGAGTTGATTTCTCTGGGAATGACTACTTTGAACTTTTGCTCATCATGTAAGACCATCTACTTGACCTCTGTCTCCCCTACACATGCTCACTCACACTGAGATTGCATAATGGATTACATCAGTCTACTTGTCCTTTTTGCACAAGCGTACATAGATACTTGACATAATGCTGTTTTCCCCAGTATGTATTAAAAGCAgcagaaaaaataaagaaaacagcTCATTGGGAAGTTGATGTTGAAGTGCAAAAATTTCATGCACAATCTGGAGCAAATCGTCTTTCTGGTGGTCTATTTCAGGGGAAAACACTTATGTATTCAGATCTATACCATGTTATATTAAGGGTGTTGCCAAAGTATGCTGATGAAGCTGGAGAAAATACAATTCTAGTCTCTTCTCACATTGACACGGTTTTCTCAACGTATGACTTTATTCTCATCAATCAGTTCTTACCATTATTATATTCTGTCCATGGAGCCCTAAAAAATAGTATGTGCTATACTTGTTTTAGTGAAGGAGCAGGGGATTGTAGCTCTTGTATTGCTGTCATGTTAGAGCTTGCCCGAGGGATTTCTCAGTGGGCTCATGGATTCAAAAGTGGTgtgatatttttatttaatactGGGGAGGAGGAGGGTCTCAATGGTGCCCATAGCTTTATGACTCAGGTTAGTATTACTTTACTTGgatgattttcttctccagttTTCGAGGTCAAGTATCACATGGACTGGATTTCTAGTACCTCTTCCTTGTACAACTACTATTTGTTATGTTAGGCCTCCTCAAATATTTTCTAGCATAGTAAGGAAACCAGAACACCCAATAGCGTTTTATGCCGATTGCTTTGTTCATCTGTATGTTTGTACATGGGGAAAATGAGAGAATCAATGTATTTTCGGCACTACTCCTGTAATATACTAAAATGAGGTGGAGGACATATGGCATAGTAACAGTTAGAAATTGTGGCTCAAATTGTAGAACTGATCTAGAATTTAACAATGCAGCATCCCTGGAGTAAAACTATTCGCTTGGCTGTTGATTTGGAGGCCATTGGTACTGGAGGGAAATCTGGAATATTTCAGGTCTTGGCCGTAAATTGTTATATAATAAATACCAAGTCACGCAGGTGACAGTTTATGTATTACTATTTGCTTTCAGTTATGAAGTTATAATTCTCTCATGAATCTTCATCTGATAGACTGGTTCAAATCCATGGGCTGTCGAGACCTTCGCATCAGTTGCAAAATACCCGTCTGCTCAAATAGTATCCGAGGTTGGTAATTTCTTCCCCCTCTtaatctctctctttctctctctccttttttttttttttgacataaATAGAAGTGGGGAGTAACTGCTATCTTATAGGAACTTTTTACTTCTGGAGCCATTAAGTCTGGAACGGATTTTCAAGTCTACAGAGAACTTGCTGGTCTGTCGGGACTTGACTTTGCGTATGCAGACAACACTGCAGTTTATCACACGAAGGTTCTCTATTATTTAACTTCATTTATCTGTTAACTGTATCTAGAAGTTTCTTGTTGGCGTATCGCTAGAGTTTTTATATTCAATGACAGTCAGAGGAATGAAACTTATTATGTTACATAACCCTTCAATTTGTGTTTTGCATTTTGATAAAGTTTTAGCAATTTTACATTCAACTGATTGAACAACAGTTATATAAACTCTATCTTCCTTTCGTGGTCAACTCTGCATCAACTAGAAATTTAAAGATGCAGCTGTTATGGTTTTTTTCATAAGTATTTGTGCAGTTTCATATGATGGCTTGCATGTCTACATCTATAGCTAAAGATTCTAATAACTGTTTCTGCAGCCAGTCAAATATGGTCGTGGCATTTGTTTTTATGCATTTACTAAGTAATCAGATCTAGTTCTAATACTATGTGGGCATCTAAGTTATACCATCAGCAAGCCTTGTCTTTCTGTAAATGAAAAATTAAGGGGAAATCAGTATTTGGAGTCGAAGAGTTAAGATACTTGATAACTCTCTCTGTAGattataaatttcaaaaagCAATTAAGGTAATGCTTGTAGAACATGCTGAGTAAGAAGAAATACTATCGAGCTTTTGTGACCAAATACTTTAAGAAGCTAATGCCCCAACTAAAAATGATCTGGAAAATAGCAGGTGAAAATGTTAATATTGTACCAATGTTAACTTCCATTACTCTGTACATTTAATCTGCAGAATGACAAGTTTGAGCTTCTAAAACCAGGATCTCTTCAACATCTTGGAGAAAACATGCTTGCTTTTCTGCTGCATGCTGCTTCTTCCTCTAAACTTCCAACAGACAATTTAATTAAAGGTGGTCAGAATTCTGATCAAGACAAAGCTGTATATTTTGACATCCTGGTAAGACTCATTTTTTATCCTTACACTACCCACTTTTTTTGTTATTCATTTtaacaatatatatttttttattttatttctgtTATTAAGTGGTTATTTGGGTAAGTGCTTGTAGATACTGCTTTTTGTTAATAAGGGATTATTTTGGTGTATTATCTTTTTTTCGAAATTTCTAAAAGCTGTTTTTTGTTGTTTCGAATTTTCACAATATTtgggaaatattttttattattatattcttaTCTGTTTCTTGTACAAAACCTTCTAGATGGCCCTCCTTTGGAACCACCCACCCAGCTgttttttctcctttttgtCACTTTCAGTTTCAGACCACTGGTTTGTCTCTTATGATGAGTAAAAAAGTTATAGTGAAGTGACTATTTTCAGTAATTTTTGTTTGTCATAACCTTCAATTTGGCCTTCCTTTGGAACCAGCACCtgcattttttcttcttttttgtaattttcaGTTAGTTATTTGTTCATTAAGCCTAACTGATCAGGGAACATACATGATTGTGTATCGTCAAAGATTTGCGTCCTTGCTTCACAACTCAGTGATCATCCAGTCGCTTATGATATGGACTACATCTCTAGTCATGGGTGGTTTTCCAGCTGCAGTTTCTCTGGCATTGTCATGTTTGAGCTTGGTTTTAATGTGGATATTTTCGCTAAGTTTCTCTGCTTCTGTTGCCTTCATTCTACCAGTAATATCAGCGTCACCTGTTCCCTATGTTGCAAGTCCATGGTTGGTCGTTGGGTTATTTGTTGCTCCTGCCTTTCTTGGAGCATTGGCTGGTCAATACGTTGGTTTTCTAATCCTTCAGACCTATTTATCTAATGTATATTCCAAAAGAGAGCAGCTGTTGCCCGCTATCCGTGCAGAACTGATCAGGTTAGAGGCTGAAAGATGGCTCTTTAAAGCAGGATCTTTTCAGTGGCTCATTTTTCTGATAATAGGCAACTACTATAAAATTGGATCATCCTATTTAGCTCTTGTTTGGTTAGTTTCTCCAGCATTTGCATGTAAGTTTAGAATTTAGCCCTATCTTTTCTGACAATGCTACTTGTATTTTGTTCATGTTGACACTGTTGAGTAGTAAATTCAATTCACAGTAGTCTTAATTTTAAATGAGCTACATGTTTTCATCCAGATGGCTTGCTTGAAGCAACTTTAACCCCTGCAAGATTTCCAAAGCCTCTCAAACTTGCAACACTGTTGATAGGCTTAACTGTGCCACTTTTAGTCTCAGCTGGTACTATTATTCGTTTGGCTAGCAGTCTCATTGGAAGTGCAGTTCGATTTGATAGGTATGCTATTTATCATTAAGCTGAAAGTTCTGATTTTTTTCTCTTGGGAGACAGAAAAAGAGGACAGAACTTCTTGTTGTTGCTAACTTGATCGGCAAGTGAATTACTGAAAGGGATTGGGCACAGTAATGTGGATGATTTTGTTGGTGGATGGAAGAATTGCTAAAAGTTTGTCTGTTGAAAGCATAGAAAACAAAGTTGGATATGAAtgctttttaaattttactatGCATATTTTTTAGGAAACATGAACAAAGGAGACGAGGAGATTGGGAAGATAGGATTTCAATCCACTCAAAAGTAATATAGTCACCTATATCCTCGACAAATGGTTGAATAACACACTGTAACTTGGAACCCATCATCCAAATTATCTGTCTTGTCCTTAAAAGGATGACTGGAAAGAAGCTGGGAGATGTTTTCTTTAAACCTCGATGGAAGCACTAGTGCTAAAAACTATAAAGAGCCTTCCCAGCTCCATTTTGTTAGTTTACATTTAGAAAAGAGATGGTTCTGATCTTCTGATCTTCTATGCTTGATGCACCAACTCTGATTAAGACAATTAGTGAGAAGTTTCTTCTACAACTGATTATGATATAAAGTCCTATGAAAAAGGACCAAGTGAAGGATTTAGTCCTATATATGTATagaacacacacacacacactcttATTCCAACTAGCCCTTTTGATGGGCTGGCAAAGAAGTTTATATTTGCTAACGAGGAAGTTAAAAGTAGGATTTAGTAGACAATAGCCCAGATTTTTCCAAAGTTCAGCACTTCCTGTTCAGCCAATCTGTCAGCCTTTCAATAAAGATTTCTCAGACTGACTTGTAAACCTCCTTCAGGTCGGCTAATCCTATTAAAATAATGAAGGAAGAGAGagaatttttttaattgaataaaaaaactaaGGTGAATATACAAATCTCTCGAATCAGATATAATTAAAGTCTCAATTTATTCTTACGAGTTATCCCATGAAATAAATTCGTGATACATACTATATTGTTTGTACCATCAAACTAATTTCGCGAATGGAAATGATATTTCACTAAAATAGCTGCCTTGCTGTGTACACGAGGTATTCTCTTGGTGTAAACATAGAAACTTTAATACAGAATTGTGGAACTTCAATGTCCTTCAACCATGACTATAGGGAAAACAGACGCAGATTGCTCCATGCAGAAGAAATAGGGACTTGGTTCTTTGTTCATGAAAGGACTATAAACTAGGCTTGAATATTACCAAATACCAACGAAACCTCTCCTCTGCCTTATTATTGGAAAGGTAGTGGCCAGCGAAGGCTTACTGAGCTGATAATCGAGAAAGAAGTTATGACCCCCATAAGGAGGACTGGAGGAGTGACAACTTGTCATCCTTCTTTGTAGAAGCAAGAACTATTGCAAGGATCTTGCAGTTTTTCCATTTGATTGGTTGACTGATTTTACACAAAACTGTCAATATATGACGATGAATGGTCCATTATCATTGATGATTTTATATTGTATTAGAGCAAGAGAACCTGGATTCGAAAATTGAACCTTGTCATTTTCTTCCCAATTAATATTTACATCCCATTTATTTGGATTTCTAAAAGTTTTCAAGCTCACTTGAGAAGAGTGTTGGAGTATTGACACTATTCAATTTACTGTAACCCATTTATtggcttaagcttttgggttgaTTCTTGATTTAACACATTTAAAAAGTTCCGTATCATCCTTGCCTCAAAGCTTCCTCTCTTATTCAGATGCTCTGAAGACATGTACTGAGTATTTTTCACTGTTTGCAGGAATCCAGGTAGCACTCCTGACTGGCTGGGGAGCGTGATAGTTGCTGTTTTTGTTGCTATCATCTTGTGTCTGACCTCCGTCTATTTATTGTCATATCTTCATCTCTCAggtttttttcttctatatatctattttcttactttatataATAGATTGTGTTTTAGTTATCATCAATGTCACTTCTAAAGTGAAAACTTATTTTCGAATGGACTATTAGAAGCACCCATTTTGAGATTATCGGGtctttttttgaaattattgcAACCTCAaagattatttaatttttttcaataaaatacCTTTCgcaatttttaaaacaaaattcttaCTTCATAATATGAGCATATAGTACCTTTACATCTGTTTGTGTAGATAAGAAAACGCTTATTTTACAGAAATAGTATTTCCAAGATGTTGAAGAGAGGAATGCTTGTCGAGCTGAAAGACACAAGGACCAAATAGATTACAAGAGCTCTTAAACccagtttgaaactttttaattttcttagtGTAATGATCAGACTGAATCATTGTTGGCTCGCCAAATCGACTTGACCTGGGGCTTTCGTCGTTTTTCTTCACAGATATTAGTAGAAACTTGGATTTGAGAATTTTCTTCAAGTGTTTTTTATCAGATCATTTTCGTCAGCTCATCATCTGATTTATCAACTGTTCTGGATGGTTTTCATTATTCACCTTCAGTCTACTAATTATAGGTATATGATTGTGGTGCAGATGCAAAAAGATCAATAATATTCGCAACATGCATTCTATTTGGCTTTTCACTTGCTGCTGTGGCATTTGGCATTGTCCCTCCTTTTACCGATCTCACAGCCAGAACTGTAAATGTAAGTCCTTCAGCATTTCTTCTATTTTTCCTGTGCTCTTGATAAAactgcaacttttgttctttgTCTCCTTATTAAATCGTCCAAACTTAGTAAGCTTTACATCATTTCGTAAAAGGAGTTCCCTGCATGATTCAACTTCAATTATCATTTCATCGATCAAATATCATCACATCATTATGTCACAACTTAAGGTTACTCGTGCTTACTGACGAATGTTATTCCAAAAACCTACAGTCAAACTACAAACCATGAAAAGATAACAGAAAGTGCCTTCACGGCAACTCATACTTTTGTTATTTGAGTTTAGGAAAGCTAGAAGAAGAGATCTAACTATATCTAGAACTTTGTACGGTTATTTCGTTGaaagaaactaatagattttTCACTCAAAATTGGTTTTGCAATTCAGATTTGGCGTTGACTATCTATAGTAAAATGGATTTAGATTACACAGCCAATAGAAAAGTTGATGGGCATTCTGCAATTTTTGCTACTTTTATTTGG
This window encodes:
- the LOC103489465 gene encoding uncharacterized protein LOC103489465 — translated: MGRTGSSSESRKPFKKPEENVPNVDDSAHQPTSVVRTQRSLYVWLSLLLFTIYGFRAVYQQQFEKLPIPLSAEKAGKRGFSEAEALKHVKALTSLGPHPVGSDALDFALEYVLKAAEKIKKTAHWEVDVEVQKFHAQSGANRLSGGLFQGKTLMYSDLYHVILRVLPKYADEAGENTILVSSHIDTVFSTEGAGDCSSCIAVMLELARGISQWAHGFKSGVIFLFNTGEEEGLNGAHSFMTQHPWSKTIRLAVDLEAIGTGGKSGIFQTGSNPWAVETFASVAKYPSAQIVSEELFTSGAIKSGTDFQVYRELAGLSGLDFAYADNTAVYHTKNDKFELLKPGSLQHLGENMLAFLLHAASSSKLPTDNLIKGGQNSDQDKAVYFDILGTYMIVYRQRFASLLHNSVIIQSLMIWTTSLVMGGFPAAVSLALSCLSLVLMWIFSLSFSASVAFILPVISASPVPYVASPWLVVGLFVAPAFLGALAGQYVGFLILQTYLSNVYSKREQLLPAIRAELIRLEAERWLFKAGSFQWLIFLIIGNYYKIGSSYLALVWLVSPAFAYGLLEATLTPARFPKPLKLATLLIGLTVPLLVSAGTIIRLASSLIGSAVRFDRNPGSTPDWLGSVIVAVFVAIILCLTSVYLLSYLHLSDAKRSIIFATCILFGFSLAAVAFGIVPPFTDLTARTVNVVHVVDTTEKYGGERDPVSYVSLFSTTPGKLTREIEHINEGFTCGRDKPIDYVTFSVNYGCWTHEDGEDGWDMSDIPSLLVDSNVSNNGRITNILIDTKGSTRWSLGINTDEIEDFKFKGEEELVPTGDKSSVDGWHTIQFSGGKDSPTSFALTLFWKKNSTRSVKGNKVPPPLLKLRTDFNRLTPKAERVISKLPSWCSLFGKSTSPYTLAFLTALPVNI